In Cloacibacterium caeni, a single window of DNA contains:
- a CDS encoding acyl-CoA carboxylase subunit beta translates to MDLQFNKNEDTNKLRLSEINQLYAKIKKGGGEKALQKQHEQGKLTARERIAYLLDNDDEAIEIAAFAGHEMYEEHGGCPSAGVVVKIGKISGKQCIVVANDATVKAGAWFPITGKKNLRAQEIAMENRLPIIYLVDSAGVYLPMQDEIFPDKEHFGRIFRNNAKMSAMGIIQISAIMGSCVAGGAYLPIMSDEAMIVDKTGSIFLAGSYLVKAAIGENIDNETLGGATTHCEISGVTDYKAKDDKDALDRIKNIMKSIGDFEKAGFDRTESFPPKENPEEIFGIIPASRSEQYDTYEIIKRLVDQSKFEEYKPDYGKTIICATARIDGWSVGIVANQRKMVKSGKGEMQFGGVIYSDSADKATRFIANCNQRKIPLVFLQDVTGFMVGSKSEHGGIIKDGAKMVNAVANSVVPKFTIITGNSFGAGNYAMCGKAYDPRLIVSWPWAELAVMGGSQAAKVLVQIQESTLKKQGMEITKEEHNALVEKITQNYTKQTKVEYSAARIWVDAIINPLDTRKWISAGIEVANNSPITDKFNLGVIQV, encoded by the coding sequence ATGGACTTACAATTCAATAAAAACGAAGACACTAATAAACTCAGGCTTTCAGAAATTAATCAACTCTACGCCAAAATCAAAAAAGGTGGCGGAGAAAAAGCTTTACAAAAACAGCACGAACAAGGTAAACTCACCGCTAGAGAACGTATCGCTTATCTACTTGATAATGATGATGAAGCGATAGAAATAGCCGCTTTTGCAGGCCACGAAATGTATGAAGAACATGGTGGTTGTCCAAGTGCAGGAGTAGTTGTAAAAATTGGTAAAATTTCAGGTAAACAATGCATTGTTGTAGCCAATGATGCTACCGTAAAAGCAGGAGCTTGGTTTCCTATTACAGGAAAGAAAAACCTTAGAGCGCAAGAAATCGCCATGGAAAACAGACTGCCAATCATCTATTTGGTAGATTCTGCTGGTGTTTATCTCCCTATGCAAGACGAAATTTTCCCAGACAAGGAACATTTTGGTAGAATTTTTAGAAATAATGCGAAAATGTCTGCAATGGGAATCATCCAAATTTCTGCCATTATGGGAAGTTGTGTAGCAGGTGGAGCTTATCTCCCAATTATGAGTGACGAAGCCATGATTGTAGATAAAACAGGTTCTATTTTCTTAGCTGGAAGTTATTTAGTAAAAGCCGCAATTGGTGAAAATATTGACAATGAAACTTTGGGTGGAGCCACTACACATTGCGAAATTTCTGGAGTTACAGATTACAAAGCCAAAGATGATAAAGACGCTTTAGACAGAATTAAAAACATTATGAAATCCATTGGTGATTTCGAAAAAGCAGGATTCGATAGGACAGAAAGTTTTCCTCCAAAAGAAAATCCCGAAGAAATTTTTGGTATTATCCCCGCTTCTAGATCAGAACAATATGACACTTATGAAATTATTAAAAGACTTGTAGATCAATCAAAATTCGAAGAATACAAACCAGATTATGGCAAAACTATTATTTGTGCTACAGCAAGAATTGATGGTTGGTCCGTAGGAATTGTAGCCAATCAAAGAAAAATGGTAAAATCTGGGAAAGGTGAAATGCAATTTGGAGGTGTTATTTATTCAGATTCTGCAGATAAAGCTACTAGATTTATAGCCAATTGCAATCAAAGAAAAATTCCTTTGGTTTTCTTACAAGACGTAACTGGATTTATGGTAGGTTCTAAATCAGAACATGGAGGAATCATCAAAGACGGCGCCAAAATGGTAAATGCTGTTGCCAACTCCGTAGTTCCCAAATTTACCATAATAACAGGAAATTCCTTCGGAGCTGGGAATTATGCCATGTGTGGAAAAGCTTATGACCCTAGATTAATCGTTTCTTGGCCTTGGGCAGAATTAGCCGTTATGGGAGGCTCACAAGCAGCAAAAGTTTTGGTTCAAATTCAAGAATCTACTCTCAAAAAACAAGGAATGGAAATTACAAAAGAAGAACATAATGCACTTGTAGAAAAAATCACTCAAAACTACACCAAACAAACAAAAGTAGAATATTCTGCTGCTAGGATTTGGGTTGATGCTATTATTAATCCGTTAGACACCAGAAAATGGATATCTGCAGGAATAGAAGTTGCAAATAATTCTCCTATAACCGATAAGTTTAATT
- a CDS encoding DMT family transporter, whose product MYKTSTFRLHLIVFLWGFTAILGKLIHANAEVLVFYRMLFASVFLYLFIRIIKKDSIKVSKKLLLKLVGIGSLMAFHWLFFFSSIKVSNVSIALSCLGTSTLFAALLEPLIFKRKIDVSEIVMGIVIVICISLIFKVEFQYKLGIIYGLICALLGTIFSVFNGKLYGKTSSGNIIFYEISGGFLVISLYYVFSGHISQVGEISYRDLALLTLLASVFTAYPMFESVNLMKYISPFTLILTVNLEPIYGIILAFFIFGESEKMSAVFYGASLVMILAIVINGVIKARKKSKEIAIENTQE is encoded by the coding sequence ATGTATAAAACTTCTACTTTTAGGCTTCATTTGATTGTTTTTTTATGGGGATTTACTGCTATTTTGGGAAAACTGATTCATGCGAATGCAGAAGTTTTGGTTTTTTACAGAATGCTTTTCGCTTCGGTTTTTCTCTATTTATTCATTAGGATTATCAAAAAAGACAGCATAAAAGTTTCTAAGAAATTGCTCTTAAAATTAGTAGGAATAGGAAGTTTAATGGCATTTCACTGGTTGTTTTTCTTCAGTTCTATTAAGGTTTCTAATGTATCTATTGCGCTGAGTTGTCTGGGAACATCTACTTTGTTTGCCGCACTACTAGAACCTTTGATTTTTAAAAGAAAAATAGACGTTTCGGAGATTGTGATGGGAATCGTGATTGTGATTTGTATTTCATTAATTTTCAAAGTAGAATTTCAATATAAACTAGGGATTATTTACGGTTTAATTTGCGCTTTACTCGGAACGATTTTTTCAGTTTTTAACGGAAAATTATATGGCAAAACATCATCTGGGAATATTATTTTCTATGAAATTTCCGGAGGCTTTCTGGTGATTAGTTTGTATTATGTTTTTTCTGGTCATATTTCGCAAGTTGGCGAAATAAGTTACCGTGATTTAGCGTTATTAACCTTATTGGCGAGTGTTTTTACAGCATATCCTATGTTTGAGTCAGTGAATTTGATGAAGTACATTTCACCATTTACCTTGATTCTTACAGTAAATTTAGAGCCTATTTATGGAATTATATTGGCTTTTTTTATCTTTGGAGAATCAGAAAAAATGAGTGCTGTTTTTTATGGAGCTTCTTTGGTTATGATTTTGGCAATTGTCATTAATGGAGTCATTAAAGCCAGAAAAAAATCCAAAGAAATAGCAATAGAAAACACTCAAGAGTGA